The stretch of DNA CCGCGGCCCGGCGCGAGCGGCAGGGCGACAGCGTGGTCCACATGGAGGTCGGCCAGCCCTCGGCCCCGGCGCCGCGATCCGCCATCGCGGCGGCGCAAGCGGCGCTGGTCTCGGGCCGCATCCCCTATACCGAGGCGCTCGGCATCGCCCCCCTGCGCGAGCGCATCGCCCGCCACTACGCCGAGGCCTACGGGGTCGCGGTGGCGCCGGAGCGGGTCGTCGTCACCACCGGCTCCTCGGCGGGCTTCGTGCTCGCTTTTCTCAGCCTGTTCGATGCCGGCGGGCGCGTCGCCATCGCCGCACCCGGCTACCCGGCCTATCGCTCGGTGCTCCAGGCCGTGGACCTCGAACCGGTGGGCCTGACCCTGCGGGCCGAGGACGGCTTCGTGCCGACGGCCGCTAGCCTTCGGGCCGCCCACGCCGTCTCGCCGCTTTCCGGGTTGCTGGTGATGAGCCCGGCCAACCCGTCGGGCACGATGATCGACGAGGCGGGTCTTCGGTCCCTGGCTCAGGCCTGCCGCGAGATGAACCTGCGCTTCATCTCGGACGAGATCTATCACGGCCTGACCTACGGCCAGCCTGCCGCGACCGCGCTCGCCGTCGATCCGGACGCGGTCGTGATCAACTCGTTCTCGAAATACTATTGCATGACCGGCTGGCGCATCGGCTGGATGGTGGTGCCGGACGCCCTGGTGCGGCCGATCGAGCGGCTGGCGCAGAACCTCTACATCTCGGCGCCCTACCTGTCGCAGGTCGCGGCTCTGGCCGCCTTCGACGCCACCGAGGAGCTGGAAGGGGTGAAGGCCGACTACGCCCGGGCCCGGGCGCTGCTGCTGAACGAGTTGCCGGCGATCGGCCTCGGCGACGTGCATCCGGCCGACGGCGCCTTCTACCTCTATGCCGACGTCGCCCGGCTCACCAACGACTCGATCGGCTTCTGCCGCCGCATGCTCGACGAGGCCGGCGTCGCGGCGACGCCCGGCCTCGATTTCGACCCGGAGGCCGGCGCCCACCATCTGCGCCTGTCCTTCGCCGGCGGCGAGGCCCAGGCGCAGGAGGCGGTGCGGCGGCTCAAGGGCTGGCTTCGTTGAGCGGAGGAGGACGCACGGCATGAGCGATCTGCACCCGGCGGCTGCGACCGGCTTTGCCTCGAGCGCCGAGACCTACTCCCGCGGCCGGCCCGACTACCCGGCGGCCCTGGGCGCCTGGCTGCGCGAGACCTTGCGCCTGGGACCCGG from Methylobacterium aquaticum encodes:
- a CDS encoding pyridoxal phosphate-dependent aminotransferase, producing MSDPASLVSRRAARVAPFLAMDVLAAAARRERQGDSVVHMEVGQPSAPAPRSAIAAAQAALVSGRIPYTEALGIAPLRERIARHYAEAYGVAVAPERVVVTTGSSAGFVLAFLSLFDAGGRVAIAAPGYPAYRSVLQAVDLEPVGLTLRAEDGFVPTAASLRAAHAVSPLSGLLVMSPANPSGTMIDEAGLRSLAQACREMNLRFISDEIYHGLTYGQPAATALAVDPDAVVINSFSKYYCMTGWRIGWMVVPDALVRPIERLAQNLYISAPYLSQVAALAAFDATEELEGVKADYARARALLLNELPAIGLGDVHPADGAFYLYADVARLTNDSIGFCRRMLDEAGVAATPGLDFDPEAGAHHLRLSFAGGEAQAQEAVRRLKGWLR